The following are encoded together in the Roseobacter denitrificans OCh 114 genome:
- a CDS encoding DUF3489 domain-containing protein, translated as MSKSLKKRATKKDQLIRLLGTKAGRDIKALSAKLGWQQHTTRAALSRLRKAGYEVAADVPASGGGTKYRIVSVPAPEVAPAKPSEHMKATAPAQTPASEAPTVGA; from the coding sequence ATGAGTAAATCACTGAAGAAGCGCGCCACCAAGAAAGACCAGTTGATCAGGTTGCTGGGGACGAAGGCGGGGCGTGATATCAAGGCGCTGAGCGCAAAGCTTGGCTGGCAGCAGCATACGACACGGGCGGCTTTGAGCAGGCTGCGTAAAGCGGGGTATGAGGTCGCTGCGGACGTCCCTGCATCGGGGGGTGGGACCAAGTATCGGATCGTGTCGGTACCTGCACCTGAGGTGGCTCCTGCAAAACCGTCTGAACATATGAAGGCCACCGCGCCCGCGCAAACGCCTGCATCCGAGGCGCCAACCGTTGGGGCGTGA
- a CDS encoding NADPH:quinone reductase: MRAITYNRYGPADEVLALSDLPRQPPGPGEVQVELAYSAVNPSDIKRRAGARPGENKLPYDQICPHNDGSGTIVAVGEGVDPARIGDSVWIWNGQFNRALGTAAEAITLDAQQAVTLPAGVDLQTGASLGIPGLTAAHTVFGGGSIRGQSLLIHGANGTVGHLAVQLAKWGGARVIATASPAGFERCRKAGADSVVDYNAPSLAQDLLAMNDGQQYHRIIDVEFGENIETNAAIIAENGTLSVYGSAKNMTPAIPFGPLLFKAVTIDIALIYILKPDERAEATAHLLAALSAGALRCPTAEIYTLAQTARAHQAVEAGGREGAILIDVTR, encoded by the coding sequence ATGCGCGCCATCACATATAACCGCTACGGACCCGCCGATGAGGTCCTTGCCTTGAGTGACCTGCCCAGGCAGCCGCCGGGACCCGGCGAAGTACAGGTTGAACTGGCCTATTCAGCCGTGAACCCGTCAGACATCAAGCGGCGGGCCGGTGCGCGCCCGGGTGAGAACAAACTGCCCTACGACCAGATTTGTCCGCATAATGACGGGTCAGGCACCATCGTCGCCGTTGGCGAAGGCGTGGACCCTGCCCGCATCGGCGACTCCGTCTGGATTTGGAACGGACAGTTCAACCGCGCTTTGGGCACAGCTGCCGAGGCCATCACCCTTGATGCACAACAGGCCGTCACCCTGCCCGCCGGGGTCGACCTGCAAACCGGCGCAAGTCTGGGCATCCCCGGCCTCACAGCCGCCCATACCGTGTTTGGCGGCGGCAGCATTCGCGGCCAGTCGCTTTTGATCCACGGCGCAAACGGCACTGTTGGCCACCTCGCCGTGCAACTGGCGAAATGGGGCGGGGCACGCGTGATTGCAACCGCCAGTCCAGCGGGTTTTGAACGCTGCCGGAAAGCAGGTGCCGACAGCGTCGTCGATTATAATGCCCCAAGCCTCGCGCAAGACTTGCTGGCCATGAACGACGGGCAGCAATACCACCGGATCATAGATGTCGAATTCGGAGAAAACATCGAAACCAATGCCGCGATCATAGCGGAAAACGGCACCTTATCGGTCTATGGCTCCGCGAAAAACATGACGCCCGCGATTCCCTTTGGACCCTTGCTGTTCAAGGCCGTCACAATAGACATCGCATTGATTTACATACTGAAACCTGATGAGCGCGCCGAGGCAACCGCCCATTTGCTGGCCGCGCTGTCGGCTGGTGCGCTGCGCTGCCCAACCGCAGAAATCTACACATTGGCGCAAACGGCGCGCGCGCATCAGGCAGTCGAAGCGGGCGGACGCGAAGGCGCGATCCTCATTGACGTCACCCGCTGA
- a CDS encoding SH3 domain-containing protein — protein sequence MQNTGRPIIEYLRISCLVLLCACGSVSFARATESDVATTGPVTNLPMPRYVSMKASEANVRRGPSLTHRIDWVFKRRDMPLRIVAEHGHWRRVEDRDGQGGWIHYSLLSGVRTVIVEETLTIHSRPNAEAPVNARLEAGVIARLGKCNPDWCQLRSGGFRGWSPKTSLWGVRPDELRD from the coding sequence ATGCAGAATACGGGCCGACCCATTATCGAGTATCTGCGTATCAGCTGCCTTGTGCTGCTGTGCGCCTGCGGGAGCGTGTCCTTTGCGCGCGCAACCGAGAGTGATGTGGCGACAACCGGGCCGGTCACGAATTTGCCGATGCCGCGTTATGTCTCGATGAAAGCGTCAGAGGCGAACGTCAGGCGCGGGCCCTCACTGACCCATCGCATCGACTGGGTGTTCAAACGCCGCGACATGCCGCTGCGCATCGTCGCAGAGCACGGCCACTGGCGCCGGGTGGAGGACCGCGACGGGCAAGGCGGCTGGATCCACTATTCGCTGCTGTCCGGGGTGCGCACCGTCATCGTCGAGGAAACGCTGACCATTCACAGCCGCCCAAACGCCGAAGCGCCGGTTAACGCGCGGCTGGAAGCGGGTGTGATTGCGCGGCTGGGAAAATGCAACCCGGACTGGTGCCAGTTGCGTTCAGGCGGATTTCGCGGATGGAGCCCCAAGACATCGCTTTGGGGTGTTCGCCCTGACGAGCTGCGCGATTGA